A single region of the Thermococcus paralvinellae genome encodes:
- a CDS encoding phytoene desaturase family protein, whose amino-acid sequence MRVVTVGAGLGGLLTSAFLAKAGHEVIVLEKSSFIGGRFTNLPYKGFQLSTGALHMVPHGEDGPLAHLLRLLNANVEIVNSNPKGRFFIDGKLYHYREGWKYLSFKEKAKAMKLLAEIRANRLPKGEEAQMNAWEWLSNKIGENEFVYLFIKSFLGWAVSLTPEEVPAIELAKEIKATLKWGGPGLIKGGCKAVTDELARIVRENGGEIIMRKKVVEAEDNKVVTADGEEYSYDILISNIGIKETVELFGRENFDKEYLKKLDSLRPAEGIKINVALKGKPRIGNTVVFTLDTKRINGYNEPSALSPELTKEDYTLIMTHQALKSRNIKKEQKLGIEDVYYLFSELDREGEILLIQTYLDRNPVNRVASGQHLDFPMENVYIVGDANKGDGGIEVEGIALGVMRVLQKLGVGRFDEWYL is encoded by the coding sequence ATGAGAGTTGTAACAGTTGGTGCTGGTCTTGGAGGTCTTTTAACTTCAGCATTTTTAGCAAAAGCTGGTCATGAGGTAATTGTCCTAGAGAAATCATCTTTTATTGGGGGTAGATTCACGAACTTACCGTACAAGGGTTTTCAGCTCTCAACTGGAGCTTTGCATATGGTTCCTCACGGTGAGGACGGACCGTTAGCTCATCTCCTCAGACTCCTTAATGCCAATGTGGAAATAGTGAACTCAAACCCAAAAGGAAGATTCTTTATTGATGGAAAGCTCTATCACTACAGAGAAGGGTGGAAGTATCTCAGCTTTAAGGAGAAAGCCAAAGCAATGAAGCTTCTGGCGGAGATAAGGGCAAACCGCCTGCCAAAAGGAGAAGAGGCCCAGATGAATGCTTGGGAGTGGCTGAGCAATAAAATTGGGGAGAATGAATTTGTTTATCTCTTCATAAAGAGTTTTCTCGGATGGGCTGTGAGCTTAACCCCAGAGGAAGTTCCGGCGATTGAACTGGCTAAAGAGATTAAGGCTACACTCAAGTGGGGAGGACCGGGGCTGATAAAGGGCGGCTGTAAAGCTGTGACGGATGAGTTAGCTAGGATTGTTAGGGAAAATGGCGGCGAGATAATAATGAGAAAAAAGGTCGTTGAGGCTGAAGACAATAAAGTTGTTACAGCCGATGGTGAAGAGTACTCTTATGACATCCTAATTTCGAACATTGGAATTAAAGAGACGGTTGAACTCTTTGGAAGAGAGAACTTTGATAAGGAATACCTCAAAAAGCTCGATTCTTTAAGGCCTGCTGAAGGAATTAAAATTAACGTTGCACTGAAAGGAAAGCCAAGGATTGGAAATACAGTAGTGTTCACCCTTGATACAAAGAGAATTAATGGTTACAATGAGCCTTCAGCTTTAAGTCCAGAACTGACTAAGGAAGACTACACCCTGATCATGACTCACCAAGCTTTAAAAAGCAGAAACATAAAGAAAGAGCAAAAGCTAGGCATTGAAGACGTATATTACCTCTTCTCGGAGCTTGACAGGGAGGGAGAGATTCTGCTCATACAGACTTATCTTGATAGAAACCCTGTCAACAGAGTAGCATCTGGTCAGCATTTAGACTTTCCAATGGAGAATGTTTACATCGTTGGGGATGCCAACAAAGGTGATGGCGGAATAGAAGTTGAAGGAATAGCTTTGGGGGTCATGAGAGTTCTTCAAAAGCTTGGGGTTGGAAGATTCGATGAATGGTACCTCTGA